A region of the Candidatus Zixiibacteriota bacterium genome:
GACCGAATGTCTGGGCAAATAAATTTGCCGGAAATGTCTCCTGAAGCGTATTATAGTTTCTCACTTGCTGATTGTAAGAGGCTCTCACCTCAGCTATTTCATTCTCGACCTGTGATAACTGGTTCTGTAAATCCTGAAAATTCCGGTCGGCTTTTAAATCTGGATAGTTTTCCGAGACTGCAAATAATGTCTTCAATGTGCCCGTAAGCGTTTCAGAGGCTTTGAATTTTTCGCCGGCGTCCTTGGCGTTTAAAAGGGATGACCGCGAGGCGGCAACATTTTCCAAAACCGTTTTTTCATGTTTGGCATAGCCTTTAACGGTTTCGACCAGATTAGGTATCAAGTCAGCCCTTTTGGTAAGCAGGACATCAATCTGGCTGAAAGCCTCATCAACTTGATTTTTTCGATTGATCAGCCTGTTATAAATAAAAATCAGGAAAATAACAGGCAAAATAAACAGGGCAAACAAAAATAAAAATACTACTATCATAAGCATCTATCCTTTGGCTAATTTATTCTGATATTCCTTTAATTTTTCAGCGGTAGATTCATCGCTCAGAGCCAGAATCCTGACAGCTAATAAGGCGGAGTTCTTTGCGCCATGACTGCCGATTGCCATTGTTGCCACTGGTGTACCCGTGGGCATCTGCACGATAGAGTATAAAGCGTCAACTCCATTTAGCGCCGACCCCGGCATAGGCACGCCGATTACCGGCAAAATCGTATGAGCGGCGATTACTCCGGGTAATGCCGCCGCCATTCCCGCCGCCGCTATTATAACCTTGAAACCCTTGCTGGCAGCGGTTTCAGCTAAGGTCCTTGTTTTTTCAGTGTGGCGATGAGCCGAACTTATCTGATACTCATAAGAAATACCAAATTCATCCAGCATAGCTAAACACCCTTTCATTGTCTCGGAATCCGATTTACTGCCAAGGATTATTAAAACCTGTTTTGCTGTACTCATCTCATCAGCCCTATTCTATTTTGTGCGCGCCAGCCAATATCGGTGCGATAATACATATCCTCAAAATTTATCTTCTCGACCAAATTATAAACATTGGCAATAGCATCTTTTATACCATTTCCGTAAGCGAAGGCATTGAGAACCCGACCGCCGTTGGTCAAAAACTTGCCGTCTTCAAATTTCGTTCCGGCATGAAATACCAATCCGTCATTTTCAGTAACCGAATCGAGTCCGTGAATAACCTTGCCTGTTTCATACGTGCCCGGATATCCCTTTGAGGCAAGAACTACGGTAACAGCCGATTTCTCAGACCATTTAATCTCATCAATGTTCAGGTAACCATCAATTATATTCAGCAAAACATCAGCTAAGTCGTTTTCCAAAAGCGGCAGAACTACCTGGGTTTCGGGATCGCCAAAGCGGCAGTTATATTCAAGCACCTTAACGCCGCGGTTGGAAATCATCAAACCGCAATACAATACCCCTTTGTAGGTTCTGTTTTCAGCGGTCAACCCGGCTATCGTTGGCTCTAAAATTTCGTCATAAATCGTTTTTGCCAAGCGCGAATCAATTATATTAGTTGGAGCATAAGCGCCCATACCGCCAGTGTTGGGGCCTTTATCGCCCTCATAAATACGTTTATGGTCTTGTGAGAAAACCATCGGTACAATAGTCTTGCCATCGGTAAAAGCCATAACCGTAACTTCCTCGCCCTCAAGAAATTCCT
Encoded here:
- a CDS encoding LemA family protein, producing the protein MIVVFLFLFALFILPVIFLIFIYNRLINRKNQVDEAFSQIDVLLTKRADLIPNLVETVKGYAKHEKTVLENVAASRSSLLNAKDAGEKFKASETLTGTLKTLFAVSENYPDLKADRNFQDLQNQLSQVENEIAEVRASYNQQVRNYNTLQETFPANLFAQTFGHSLRQYYEIAVEKKEPPKVSF
- the purE gene encoding 5-(carboxyamino)imidazole ribonucleotide mutase, coding for MSTAKQVLIILGSKSDSETMKGCLAMLDEFGISYEYQISSAHRHTEKTRTLAETAASKGFKVIIAAAGMAAALPGVIAAHTILPVIGVPMPGSALNGVDALYSIVQMPTGTPVATMAIGSHGAKNSALLAVRILALSDESTAEKLKEYQNKLAKG
- the purD gene encoding phosphoribosylamine--glycine ligase — translated: MKVLVIGGGGREHAICWKLSLSAKVKKIYAAPGNAGIGTIAECVDLAVDNLTGLVDFAKNNNIDLTVVGPEVPLTLGIVDEFENRGLKIFGPSKEASQIEGSKAFAKDFMHKHHIPTASYKIFSKNFEAMDFVKSSSYPLVIKADGLAAGKGAIVCHNIEDAYEAVEKIMVQKVFGSAGLRLIVEEFLEGEEVTVMAFTDGKTIVPMVFSQDHKRIYEGDKGPNTGGMGAYAPTNIIDSRLAKTIYDEILEPTIAGLTAENRTYKGVLYCGLMISNRGVKVLEYNCRFGDPETQVVLPLLENDLADVLLNIIDGYLNIDEIKWSEKSAVTVVLASKGYPGTYETGKVIHGLDSVTENDGLVFHAGTKFEDGKFLTNGGRVLNAFAYGNGIKDAIANVYNLVEKINFEDMYYRTDIGWRAQNRIGLMR